In Leptodesmis sichuanensis A121, the following are encoded in one genomic region:
- a CDS encoding DUF2973 domain-containing protein: MLLHLLYIIAFTTLAVIAVANLIRNLVTLGIDSQRFYPPSRGNGNSAFSNSNSRQPVPHPEFLDDSGNVINEPLLVMRSMTVEDARERLDALYESSPGTSNLNSEPRDEA; encoded by the coding sequence ATGCTGTTACATTTGCTTTACATTATCGCTTTTACAACACTGGCTGTAATAGCCGTGGCTAATTTAATTCGCAATTTAGTGACTTTAGGGATAGACTCGCAGCGTTTCTACCCACCATCCCGGGGGAATGGGAACTCTGCGTTTAGCAATTCTAATTCTCGTCAACCTGTCCCCCATCCCGAATTTTTAGATGATTCAGGAAACGTCATTAACGAACCCTTGCTGGTGATGCGATCGATGACGGTAGAAGATGCGCGGGAACGCCTGGATGCCCTGTATGAATCGTCTCCGGGAACCAGTAACCTCAATAGCGAACCCCGCGATGAGGCTTGA
- a CDS encoding DUF29 domain-containing protein, whose amino-acid sequence MEPQVKAKPASLYDTDYQLWLDQTVAQLKAHNFSNLDLENLIEEIESLGRSDKRAISSYLMQLCEHFLKLRYWESEREMCFRGWDLEITNFRLQIQAILEDSPSLKNYLSDHFVSAYGNARKLFLKASKLDAQEIPEEPYFTLEQALDEDWLPWQPE is encoded by the coding sequence ATGGAACCTCAAGTTAAAGCTAAACCAGCGTCACTATACGACACAGACTACCAACTTTGGTTGGATCAAACAGTTGCTCAGTTGAAAGCACACAACTTTAGCAATCTTGACCTAGAAAATCTAATTGAGGAGATTGAGAGCTTGGGTAGGAGTGACAAACGAGCCATTTCTAGCTATCTGATGCAATTATGTGAGCATTTTCTGAAGCTCCGGTATTGGGAATCCGAGCGAGAGATGTGTTTCAGAGGATGGGATCTGGAAATTACTAATTTTCGTTTGCAGATTCAAGCCATCCTCGAAGATAGCCCCAGCCTCAAAAACTACCTCAGTGACCATTTTGTATCTGCGTATGGCAACGCTAGAAAGCTTTTTCTCAAAGCAAGCAAACTAGATGCCCAAGAAATTCCTGAAGAGCCTTACTTCACCTTGGAGCAAGCTCTGGATGAAGATTGGCTCCCCTGGCAACCGGAATAG
- the pyrR gene encoding bifunctional pyr operon transcriptional regulator/uracil phosphoribosyltransferase PyrR, with protein sequence MPSEAIEILSAEEIRRTMTRLASEVIERSGDLSQLVLLGVYTRGVPLARMMARQIEALEQVTVPLGAIDITFYRDDLDQIGIRTPAKTDIPFDLTGKTVVLVDDVIFKGRTARAALEAVKDHGRPATIRLAVLVDRGHRELPIHPDYIGKQLPTASDETVKVYVQDIDGRDGVELIKP encoded by the coding sequence ATGCCGAGTGAAGCCATCGAAATTTTGTCTGCAGAAGAGATCCGCCGCACCATGACCCGCCTGGCCTCTGAAGTGATCGAACGATCGGGAGATTTATCCCAATTGGTGTTATTGGGAGTTTACACGCGGGGTGTACCGCTGGCCCGGATGATGGCGCGGCAAATTGAGGCATTAGAGCAGGTGACGGTTCCCTTGGGGGCGATCGACATCACCTTCTACCGGGATGATCTGGATCAGATCGGCATTCGGACTCCTGCCAAAACTGATATCCCCTTTGATTTGACAGGTAAAACGGTTGTGCTGGTGGATGATGTGATTTTTAAGGGGCGCACTGCGCGAGCTGCTCTGGAAGCGGTGAAAGATCACGGTAGACCTGCCACGATCCGGTTGGCAGTTCTGGTCGATCGGGGTCATCGAGAACTGCCTATTCATCCTGACTACATCGGTAAACAACTTCCCACGGCCAGTGATGAAACTGTGAAAGTCTATGTACAGGATATTGATGGCCGGGATGGGGTGGAATTGATCAAGCCTTGA
- the thrS gene encoding threonine--tRNA ligase yields the protein MSAAEENQQPEKIHLPRTSESESLKKIRHTASHVMAMAVQKLFPKAQVTIGPWIDYGFYYDFDSPEPFTEKDLKAIKKEMVKIIRQKLPVIREEVSREEAERRIKAIQEPYKLEILEGLEEPITIYHLGDKWWDLCAGPHVENTADLNPDAFDLESVAGAYWRGDETKAQLQRIYGTAWETPEQLAEYKRRKEEALKRDHRKLGKELGLFIFADPVGPGLPLWTPKGTVLRSLLEDFLKQEQLKRGYLPVVTPHIARIDLFKTSGHWQKYKEDMFPMMAEDDEAREQEQGFVLKPMNCPFHIQIYKSELRSYRELPMRLAEFGTVYRYEQSGELGGLTRVRGFTVDDSHLFVTPEQLDQEFLNVVDLILSVFKSLQLKNFRARLSFRDPNSDKYIGSDEAWEKSEGAIRRAAETLGLPHFEGIGEAAFYGPKLDFIFQDALDREWQLGTVQVDYNLPERFELEYVAEDGSRQRPVMIHRAPFGSLERLIGILIEEYAGDFPFWLAPTQVRLLPVGAEQLPFTKEVAAQMRAIGIRAEADTSNERLGKLIRNAEKDKIPVMAVVGAKEVEANALSIRTRASGELGAIPVPEVLERLKIANDSHGNF from the coding sequence ATGTCTGCTGCGGAAGAAAATCAACAGCCTGAAAAAATTCATCTGCCTCGTACCAGCGAATCGGAATCGCTGAAGAAAATTCGCCATACGGCCTCCCATGTGATGGCGATGGCCGTGCAAAAGCTGTTTCCTAAAGCCCAGGTAACGATCGGCCCCTGGATTGACTACGGGTTCTACTACGACTTTGATAGTCCAGAACCGTTCACGGAGAAGGACTTGAAGGCCATTAAAAAAGAGATGGTCAAAATCATCCGGCAAAAATTGCCCGTAATCCGGGAGGAAGTCAGTCGGGAGGAAGCAGAACGCCGCATCAAGGCAATTCAGGAGCCTTACAAACTGGAAATTCTGGAAGGCTTGGAAGAACCTATCACCATCTATCACTTGGGCGATAAGTGGTGGGATTTGTGTGCTGGCCCCCACGTTGAGAATACGGCAGACCTGAATCCCGATGCCTTTGACCTGGAAAGTGTGGCGGGAGCGTACTGGCGCGGGGATGAAACGAAAGCCCAGTTGCAGCGGATTTACGGTACGGCCTGGGAAACGCCAGAACAACTGGCAGAATACAAGCGCCGCAAGGAAGAAGCCCTGAAGCGGGATCACCGCAAGCTGGGTAAGGAATTGGGTCTGTTTATCTTTGCCGATCCGGTTGGTCCCGGTTTACCCCTGTGGACTCCCAAGGGAACGGTGTTGCGATCGCTCCTGGAAGACTTCCTGAAACAGGAACAACTGAAGCGCGGCTATCTTCCCGTGGTTACGCCTCACATTGCCCGGATCGATCTATTTAAAACCTCTGGCCACTGGCAGAAATATAAGGAAGATATGTTCCCCATGATGGCCGAGGATGACGAAGCCAGGGAGCAGGAACAGGGCTTTGTCCTCAAACCCATGAACTGCCCGTTCCATATTCAGATTTATAAAAGCGAGTTGCGATCGTACCGGGAGTTGCCGATGCGGTTAGCCGAGTTTGGCACAGTCTACCGCTACGAGCAATCCGGTGAGTTAGGTGGTCTAACGCGGGTTCGCGGGTTCACGGTCGATGATTCCCACCTGTTTGTCACACCAGAGCAACTGGATCAGGAATTCCTCAATGTGGTGGACTTAATTCTGTCCGTGTTCAAAAGCCTGCAACTGAAAAACTTCCGCGCTCGTCTCAGCTTCCGGGATCCCAATTCTGATAAATACATCGGGTCAGACGAAGCCTGGGAAAAATCAGAGGGAGCCATTCGTCGAGCCGCCGAAACGCTGGGACTGCCTCACTTTGAAGGAATTGGAGAAGCAGCTTTCTACGGACCGAAGTTGGATTTCATCTTCCAGGATGCCCTTGATCGGGAATGGCAACTGGGCACAGTACAGGTCGATTACAACCTGCCCGAACGGTTTGAGTTGGAATATGTGGCTGAAGATGGCAGCCGCCAGCGTCCCGTGATGATTCACCGCGCCCCCTTCGGCTCTCTGGAACGACTGATCGGGATCCTGATCGAAGAATATGCCGGAGACTTTCCCTTCTGGTTAGCACCTACGCAAGTCCGGTTGCTGCCTGTGGGGGCAGAACAGCTTCCCTTTACTAAAGAGGTCGCGGCTCAGATGCGGGCGATCGGGATTCGAGCGGAAGCCGACACCAGCAATGAACGTCTGGGCAAACTGATCCGCAATGCCGAGAAAGACAAAATCCCAGTCATGGCGGTCGTCGGAGCCAAGGAAGTAGAAGCCAATGCCCTCAGTATCCGTACCCGTGCCTCTGGAGAACTGGGTGCGATTCCGGTTCCCGAAGTGTTGGAGCGACTCAAGATAGCAAACGATAGTCACGGTAATTTTTAG
- the fni gene encoding type 2 isopentenyl-diphosphate Delta-isomerase: MDLSAETQTRKADHLRICLEEDVQFRETTSGLERYRFVHCCLPELDLHDVDLTTHFLGKTLSSPLLISSMTGGTEQAEMINFRLATVAQQYGLAMGVGSQRVAIEKPEVAKTFAIRSVAPDALLFANLGAVQLNYQYGIDECRKVVDLLEANALILHLNPMQECVQTKGDTNFRGLLEKIAVLCEKLPVPVIAKEVGNGISGIMAEKLIQIGVSAIDVAGAGGTSWAKVESERARDERQRRLGVTFADWGLPTAECITSIRAIAPTIPLIASGGLRNGLDAAKAIALGANLAGMAMPFLQAAQESEAALHNLVEILLAELAITLFCTGNATILDLQRSGVLQRQA; the protein is encoded by the coding sequence ATGGACTTATCGGCAGAAACTCAGACTCGCAAAGCGGATCATCTGCGCATTTGCCTGGAAGAAGATGTGCAATTTCGGGAAACAACCAGTGGGCTAGAACGTTATCGATTTGTTCACTGCTGTTTACCGGAACTAGATTTACATGATGTGGATTTAACCACTCACTTTTTAGGAAAAACTCTTTCCAGTCCACTGCTGATTTCTTCCATGACGGGAGGCACCGAACAGGCAGAAATGATTAATTTCCGCTTGGCCACTGTTGCTCAACAGTATGGCTTGGCGATGGGAGTTGGTTCGCAACGAGTGGCGATCGAAAAACCAGAGGTAGCCAAAACGTTTGCGATTCGTTCTGTTGCGCCAGATGCCCTATTGTTTGCCAATTTGGGTGCGGTGCAGCTGAACTATCAGTATGGAATTGATGAATGTCGCAAAGTGGTGGACTTGTTGGAAGCCAATGCGCTGATTTTGCATCTCAATCCAATGCAGGAATGTGTGCAAACTAAAGGCGACACTAATTTTCGAGGATTGTTGGAAAAGATTGCCGTATTGTGTGAAAAATTACCTGTACCTGTGATTGCTAAAGAAGTCGGTAATGGCATTTCTGGAATCATGGCTGAAAAGTTAATCCAGATTGGTGTCAGCGCGATCGATGTGGCTGGCGCGGGCGGCACCTCCTGGGCAAAGGTCGAAAGTGAACGAGCTAGGGATGAACGCCAACGCCGATTAGGAGTCACCTTTGCCGATTGGGGACTGCCAACTGCCGAGTGTATTACCTCTATCCGGGCGATCGCCCCCACCATTCCTCTGATTGCCTCTGGCGGATTACGCAATGGTTTGGATGCGGCAAAAGCGATCGCCCTGGGAGCAAATCTGGCTGGGATGGCGATGCCCTTTTTGCAAGCGGCTCAAGAGTCAGAAGCTGCCCTGCATAACCTTGTAGAAATCCTGCTGGCTGAACTTGCCATTACCCTCTTCTGTACTGGTAATGCCACCATCCTGGATTTGCAGCGATCGGGAGTTTTGCAGAGGCAAGCGTAG
- a CDS encoding DUF2605 domain-containing protein, with protein sequence MSYSNPADSELLKSLLEPLLDDFQFWFARSRSFFENNEVPFLTNDQQADLLARVVQAEQEVNAAQALFKATGGQVGVEPSVMMPWHAIVSECWKVASHFYLEKSVQADT encoded by the coding sequence ATGTCCTACTCCAATCCTGCAGATTCAGAGCTGCTGAAATCCCTTCTGGAGCCGCTGCTTGATGATTTCCAGTTCTGGTTTGCGAGGTCGCGTTCCTTTTTTGAAAATAATGAAGTGCCATTTTTGACGAATGATCAGCAAGCTGACCTGCTGGCCAGAGTAGTTCAGGCTGAACAGGAAGTGAATGCGGCTCAAGCGTTGTTTAAGGCTACGGGTGGACAGGTCGGTGTAGAACCGTCCGTAATGATGCCGTGGCACGCTATTGTTTCCGAGTGCTGGAAGGTTGCCAGTCATTTTTATTTAGAAAAATCTGTACAGGCGGACACCTAA
- a CDS encoding YcjF family protein, which yields MAEPNQADSDSHPVAARESSEVNSSSASEPPRSKSFFRPVVAVWKASSEFVGGLLPLDQVAQTVVHWFSVSDAEVAEILAAVRAELPTTEALLLGKPQAGKSSIIRGLTGVSAEIVGQGFRPHTKHTQRYDYPSSDLPLLIFTDTVGLGDVNQDTQAIIQELMGELQEQNNRARILVLTVKITDFATDALRQIAQQLRKEHPEIPCLLAVTCLHELYPPEVSEHPSYPPDTAAINRAFTAIQETFQDICDRSVLIDFTLEEDGYTPVFYGLEAFRDALTDLLPEAEARTIHQLLDDEVGKQLGTLYRDVGRRYILAFSIAAATIAAVPLPFATMPVLTALQVSMVGLLGQLYNQTLTPSQAGGIVSAIAGGFVAQAIGRELIKFIPGLGSVIAASWAAAYTWALGETACVYFGDLMGGRKPDPKRIQAAMKESFAAAKERFKGIK from the coding sequence ATGGCTGAACCAAACCAAGCGGATTCAGACTCTCATCCGGTTGCGGCAAGGGAGTCTTCAGAGGTAAATTCGTCATCGGCTTCTGAACCACCGCGATCGAAATCTTTTTTCAGGCCCGTTGTGGCTGTCTGGAAAGCGTCGTCTGAGTTTGTGGGTGGATTGCTGCCCCTGGATCAGGTGGCTCAGACGGTTGTGCATTGGTTCAGTGTTAGTGATGCGGAAGTGGCGGAGATTTTGGCGGCTGTGCGGGCTGAACTACCGACGACGGAAGCTCTGCTATTGGGCAAACCTCAGGCCGGAAAAAGTTCGATTATCAGAGGATTAACGGGTGTTTCAGCGGAAATTGTCGGCCAGGGATTCCGCCCCCATACCAAACATACCCAGCGCTACGACTATCCCAGCAGTGATTTACCATTATTAATCTTTACAGATACGGTGGGTCTGGGAGATGTGAACCAGGATACTCAGGCGATCATTCAGGAGCTAATGGGGGAATTGCAAGAGCAGAACAACCGTGCTCGGATTCTCGTGCTGACGGTAAAAATTACAGATTTTGCCACCGATGCCCTGCGCCAGATTGCCCAACAACTTCGCAAGGAGCATCCAGAGATTCCCTGTTTGCTGGCTGTGACCTGTTTGCATGAATTGTATCCTCCAGAAGTCTCTGAACATCCATCCTATCCACCCGATACTGCTGCCATTAACCGGGCCTTTACCGCCATCCAAGAGACATTTCAGGACATTTGCGATCGCTCCGTTCTGATCGACTTCACCTTAGAAGAAGATGGCTATACGCCCGTGTTCTATGGCCTGGAAGCCTTCCGGGATGCCTTAACTGATCTCTTACCAGAAGCCGAAGCCCGCACCATTCATCAGTTACTGGATGACGAAGTCGGCAAGCAACTTGGCACCCTTTACCGAGATGTAGGTCGTCGTTACATTCTTGCCTTCTCAATTGCGGCAGCGACGATCGCCGCCGTTCCCCTACCCTTTGCCACCATGCCTGTTTTAACGGCATTGCAGGTTTCTATGGTCGGTTTGTTGGGCCAACTTTACAATCAAACCCTGACTCCTTCCCAAGCTGGGGGCATCGTCAGTGCGATCGCGGGAGGGTTTGTGGCGCAGGCGATTGGGCGAGAGTTGATCAAATTTATTCCTGGCCTTGGCAGTGTGATCGCCGCGTCCTGGGCTGCCGCTTACACCTGGGCTTTGGGAGAAACCGCCTGTGTCTACTTCGGTGACTTAATGGGCGGCAGAAAACCCGACCCTAAACGCATTCAAGCCGCGATGAAAGAATCCTTCGCTGCTGCCAAAGAACGGTTTAAAGGAATTAAGTGA
- a CDS encoding YkvA family protein codes for MNFSVESIYNWYRDVIRNPKYRWWIIGASLLYLISPIDISPDFLPIVGWIDDGVVATLLVAELSQILLTRLKGGKDRNPAEAATTTGETAKDATVDVNAVSVK; via the coding sequence ATGAACTTTTCAGTTGAGTCAATTTATAACTGGTATCGTGACGTAATCCGCAATCCTAAATACCGCTGGTGGATTATCGGCGCATCTTTGCTGTATCTCATTAGCCCCATTGATATTTCCCCTGACTTTCTGCCCATTGTTGGCTGGATCGATGATGGCGTGGTTGCTACACTTCTGGTTGCCGAACTTTCACAGATATTGCTCACTCGACTCAAGGGTGGCAAAGATAGGAATCCTGCTGAAGCCGCTACGACGACTGGGGAAACTGCCAAAGATGCCACAGTGGATGTTAACGCGGTATCTGTCAAGTAA
- a CDS encoding homospermidine biosynthesis protein, whose protein sequence is MSKLLSRKIAPSPMPAEISVVDLIDGYFTAYNSARLREICHLLTQEVMKEGVTVGLSLSGAMTPAGFGVSVLAPLMRNGFVDWIISTGANLYHDLHYGLGLDLFASSPFLDDVKLRQEGRIRIYDIVFGYDVLLETDAFIREILRAEPFQKRMSTAEFHYLLGKYVREVEKQVGVKNSSLLATAYECGVPIYTSSPGDSSIGMNIAALALEGSQLMLDPSLDVNETAAIAYAARETGDPNVAGKSAALIIGGGSPKNFLLQTQPQLHEVLGLEERGHDYFIQVTDARPDTGGLSGATPNEAVSWGKVDPEELPNTIVCYTDSTIALPIITAYVVNQCPPRPLKRLYDLRPAMVEKLRQDYMAAKTDPDRFITSPIPVAGLEEKVIREPAIATYPCGTPIRNGRNGHR, encoded by the coding sequence ATGTCAAAACTTCTCAGTCGCAAAATCGCACCCTCCCCCATGCCTGCCGAAATCAGTGTCGTGGATTTAATTGATGGCTATTTCACGGCCTATAACTCTGCCCGGTTGCGCGAAATCTGCCACTTACTTACCCAAGAAGTGATGAAGGAAGGGGTTACGGTTGGCCTTAGTCTTTCGGGAGCCATGACTCCCGCCGGATTTGGAGTTTCGGTGCTGGCTCCGTTAATGCGGAATGGCTTCGTAGACTGGATCATCAGCACAGGCGCGAATCTGTACCATGATCTGCACTACGGATTGGGCCTGGATCTGTTTGCCAGCAGTCCCTTCCTGGATGATGTGAAATTGCGTCAGGAAGGCCGGATTCGCATCTATGACATTGTGTTTGGCTACGATGTGCTGTTAGAGACCGATGCTTTTATTCGGGAAATTCTGCGGGCCGAGCCGTTTCAAAAGCGGATGAGTACGGCAGAGTTTCATTACCTGTTGGGTAAGTATGTGCGCGAAGTTGAAAAGCAGGTAGGCGTTAAGAATTCCTCACTGCTGGCCACCGCTTATGAATGTGGAGTCCCGATTTATACCTCTTCTCCTGGAGATAGCTCGATCGGCATGAACATTGCGGCTCTGGCATTAGAAGGTTCCCAGTTGATGTTAGATCCCTCCCTGGATGTCAATGAAACTGCCGCGATCGCCTATGCCGCCCGTGAAACAGGTGATCCCAATGTGGCAGGCAAGAGTGCTGCTTTGATTATTGGGGGCGGCAGTCCTAAGAACTTCCTGTTGCAAACTCAACCGCAATTGCATGAAGTGTTGGGTCTGGAAGAACGGGGTCACGATTACTTCATCCAGGTCACGGATGCCCGTCCTGATACCGGAGGGTTGTCTGGTGCTACGCCCAATGAAGCAGTCAGTTGGGGCAAGGTCGATCCGGAGGAACTGCCAAACACGATCGTCTGCTATACCGACAGCACGATCGCCCTGCCGATTATCACCGCTTATGTCGTCAACCAATGTCCTCCCCGACCTCTGAAGCGGCTGTACGATCTCCGTCCCGCCATGGTAGAAAAACTGCGTCAGGATTATATGGCGGCCAAAACTGATCCCGATCGCTTTATCACTTCTCCCATTCCCGTTGCTGGACTGGAAGAAAAAGTGATCCGGGAACCTGCGATCGCTACCTATCCTTGCGGTACGCCAATTCGGAACGGACGGAACGGCCATCGGTAG
- a CDS encoding IS982 family transposase, whose product MFTIEEFIIAVFCCVDDLLKAITQGQPIRAKGFAPALSDSEVMTMEIVAEYQGIDTDQAIWRYFRRHWLEWFPGLGSRSAFVRQAANLWQYKQRLQQHLSTELGAFADEVHLVDGIPIPLCGFSRAPECRSFKGIAAYGYCAAKKQFYYGFHGHLLISATGVITGFSLTPANGSEREALWDMVQTIHGWLIGDKGYLSAALQQELRAVGIELETALRSNMQDTREPAWVALLQRIRRLIETVIGQLVERFSIEKVWARDLWHLTSRINRKLLAHTVCRWLNRHSADPLQFDQLVSQ is encoded by the coding sequence ATGTTTACTATCGAAGAGTTTATCATTGCAGTTTTTTGCTGTGTGGACGATTTGCTGAAGGCAATCACTCAAGGGCAACCCATTCGAGCCAAAGGATTTGCCCCTGCCTTGTCCGACAGTGAGGTAATGACGATGGAAATTGTGGCAGAGTACCAAGGGATTGATACAGACCAGGCAATTTGGCGCTATTTCCGTCGGCACTGGTTGGAGTGGTTTCCTGGCTTGGGCAGTCGTTCTGCCTTTGTCCGTCAGGCTGCAAACCTCTGGCAGTACAAGCAACGACTCCAGCAGCACCTGTCCACTGAGTTAGGGGCTTTTGCTGATGAGGTGCATCTGGTCGATGGCATTCCTATCCCGTTGTGTGGGTTTAGTCGTGCCCCGGAGTGTCGCAGTTTCAAGGGGATTGCTGCTTACGGTTACTGCGCGGCTAAAAAGCAGTTCTATTATGGCTTTCATGGTCATTTGCTCATCAGTGCAACAGGGGTGATTACAGGGTTTAGCCTCACCCCAGCCAATGGCAGTGAACGCGAGGCATTGTGGGACATGGTGCAGACGATTCATGGTTGGCTCATTGGCGACAAAGGTTACCTCTCTGCCGCTCTCCAGCAAGAGCTTCGAGCTGTGGGGATTGAACTAGAAACTGCCCTGCGCTCCAATATGCAGGATACTCGTGAGCCTGCTTGGGTGGCGTTACTCCAACGAATTAGACGACTGATTGAAACGGTGATTGGGCAATTAGTCGAACGCTTCTCAATTGAGAAGGTCTGGGCACGAGATTTATGGCATTTGACCAGTCGCATCAATCGCAAGCTTCTAGCTCATACCGTTTGTCGATGGCTCAACCGTCACAGTGCTGACCCCTTGCAGTTCGACCAGCTTGTGTCACAGTAG
- a CDS encoding serine/threonine-protein kinase, which yields MDSSLADLTNFRTDSVRQTPLGRICGSQHRFRDRYEILKVLGRGGFGVTFLARDFALPGQPLCVIKQLCPKVNDTLALHRARQRFQQEATTLAKLGNHAQIPLLLDYFEADGEFYLVQEFIRGYTLAREVRRSGPFSEFKVKQFLREVLPLLQYIHSNRVIHRDIKPPNLIRCKDDGRLVLIDFGAVKEYIAQASDLSAKPSTTQFVGTVGFAPPEQLASRPVYSSDIYAIGITCLYLLSGKSPLEFDYEFTTGEVRWQDHITVDDHFAKVLSKMLKISPQERYQSAADVLTALQLEPHWKDLENCMNDVRSRPTAQPESPVDHPSSGYYTPKTLRQANEIREWQARLKARRARYHRMQLRITCSSSEIFK from the coding sequence ATGGATTCTTCACTTGCTGATTTAACTAATTTCCGTACCGATAGTGTGCGCCAGACTCCTTTAGGCAGGATTTGTGGGTCTCAGCACCGATTTCGCGATCGCTACGAGATCTTGAAAGTGCTGGGGCGTGGTGGCTTCGGGGTCACATTTCTGGCCAGGGATTTTGCCCTACCAGGACAACCGCTCTGTGTGATTAAGCAACTTTGTCCCAAAGTCAACGATACGCTGGCCCTACACCGGGCGCGACAACGGTTTCAGCAAGAAGCGACAACCCTGGCCAAGTTAGGGAATCATGCTCAAATTCCCCTGCTTTTAGACTACTTTGAGGCAGATGGCGAGTTTTATCTGGTTCAAGAATTTATTCGCGGTTATACCTTAGCCAGAGAAGTTCGTCGCTCCGGACCATTTTCTGAGTTTAAGGTCAAGCAATTTCTGCGAGAAGTTTTGCCATTACTGCAGTATATTCACAGCAACCGGGTCATTCATCGAGATATCAAACCCCCCAACCTGATCCGGTGTAAAGATGACGGGCGGTTGGTGCTGATCGATTTTGGAGCAGTTAAGGAATATATTGCCCAAGCGAGCGATCTGAGTGCTAAACCCTCTACCACCCAGTTTGTCGGTACGGTAGGGTTTGCCCCTCCAGAACAGTTGGCATCCCGTCCGGTCTACTCCAGTGATATTTACGCGATCGGCATTACCTGTCTCTATTTACTCTCTGGCAAGTCACCGCTGGAGTTTGATTATGAGTTCACAACGGGTGAGGTACGCTGGCAAGATCACATTACTGTGGACGATCATTTTGCCAAAGTACTGAGTAAGATGCTGAAGATTTCTCCGCAGGAGCGATATCAGTCTGCAGCAGATGTTTTGACAGCTCTGCAGTTGGAGCCTCACTGGAAAGATCTGGAAAACTGTATGAACGATGTGCGATCGCGTCCTACCGCACAACCCGAATCACCCGTTGATCACCCTTCCAGCGGCTATTACACTCCCAAAACTCTGCGTCAAGCCAATGAAATTCGGGAATGGCAGGCCCGATTAAAAGCCAGACGCGCCAGATACCATCGGATGCAGTTACGCATTACGTGTAGCAGTTCAGAAATCTTTAAGTAG
- the cobO gene encoding cob(I)yrinic acid a,c-diamide adenosyltransferase produces MSESLEFMGLERATTGTLDAEQYQRKMQRRKEVQEQRLAGMTAEKGLVIVHTGNGKGKTTAALGMVLRSLGHGYRVAIVQFIKGAWEPAEKAAFSPWSMAADGRSPQLEFHAMGEGFTWETQDKERDTQMAQRAWKKALTFIQDPEFKLVLLDEVNVALKHGYLTVEQVLTGLEQKPEDGHVILTGRGAPAALCDRADLVTEMTLIKHPFKEQGVKAQPGIEY; encoded by the coding sequence ATGAGCGAATCGTTGGAATTCATGGGATTGGAGCGAGCAACGACTGGAACGCTGGATGCGGAGCAGTATCAGCGCAAAATGCAGCGGCGTAAGGAGGTGCAGGAACAGCGGTTGGCGGGGATGACGGCGGAAAAGGGGTTGGTGATTGTCCATACGGGAAATGGTAAGGGCAAGACGACAGCGGCTCTCGGCATGGTGCTGCGATCGCTGGGCCATGGATATCGGGTGGCGATCGTCCAGTTCATTAAAGGGGCCTGGGAACCTGCAGAAAAGGCGGCTTTTTCTCCGTGGTCAATGGCGGCAGATGGACGTTCTCCCCAACTCGAATTTCATGCGATGGGAGAAGGCTTTACCTGGGAAACGCAGGACAAAGAACGGGATACTCAGATGGCGCAACGAGCCTGGAAGAAAGCGCTGACGTTTATTCAGGATCCGGAGTTCAAACTTGTCTTGCTGGATGAAGTGAATGTGGCGCTGAAACATGGATACCTCACAGTCGAGCAGGTGTTGACTGGCCTGGAGCAGAAACCGGAGGATGGGCATGTGATTTTGACCGGACGAGGTGCTCCTGCGGCCTTGTGCGATCGGGCCGATCTGGTAACAGAAATGACCCTGATTAAACATCCGTTTAAGGAACAGGGAGTCAAAGCTCAACCAGGAATTGAGTATTAA